AAACGGTACCAGTGTGAAATTATTCCCAACAGCCAAGATTTCTCTATTTGCACCTATGTATGGAAATTGAAGGAGAAAGTTATATGTGAAATCTATTTTTCTTATGCCGTCACTGTAAAATTTTTCCCATCCAAAAAGAAAGCTGTATCCGTGGCGAAGGTAGTTTTTATAAGTTAGAACGCCTATTTCAATATTTTTACAGTTATCAAAGCTTTCTTTTTCACTTGAAGAGTAGCCTATGTTTACAAAAACTTTTCTTCCAGATATGAAGCTTCTATTTAATGCCGAGAGCGTTCCGTATCCAGCAAGAGCTGTTTGTGAAAGAAAGGAGAAAGCCAAGCCAACTAAAAATATGAACTTTTTCATTCTTTACCTCTTATAGGTGAAGTTTTTATAATCAATTTTATCAAATTGTGAAGGAGGTGGGTGATGGATTGTCCATTCTGCAAAATGGGGGAGCTGAAAATTGTTATGGAGAATGATTTAAGTTTTGCTATATTTGATAAATATCCTGTAAATCCCGGGCATATGCTTATTATTCCGAAAAGACATGTAAGTAGTTGGTTTGATACAACGTGGGAGGAAAAGAAGGCTATATGTGAGCTTCTTGATGAAGCAAAAGCTTTTATTGACAGAGAGTTTTCTCCAGATGGTTATAATATCGGTATTAATGTTGGAGAAGCAGCAGGACAGACAATTTTTCATCTTCATGTTCACCTTATACCAAGGTATAAAGGGGATATTGATGATCCTATGGGCGGAGTTAGAGGTGTTATTCCTGAAAAGAGAGTTTATAAGAGGTGATTATGAAAGTAAGTGTAATCCAGTTTAACACAGAAGCGGGAGAGTTTAATAGAAACTGGAACAGATCGTTGACTTTTTTAAATTTTTGCGACGATAACTCCATTGTTGTTTTTCCCGAGGTTTTTTCAACAGAATTTGCTTACGACTGTATGGATGAGGCTGCAAAGTTTGGATTAACAGTTCTGGACTTTTTGATTAAACTTTCTGAAAGTTCAGGTTCTGTGTTTGTTTTTACAGTTATA
Above is a window of Desulfurobacterium atlanticum DNA encoding:
- a CDS encoding HIT family protein, with the protein product MDCPFCKMGELKIVMENDLSFAIFDKYPVNPGHMLIIPKRHVSSWFDTTWEEKKAICELLDEAKAFIDREFSPDGYNIGINVGEAAGQTIFHLHVHLIPRYKGDIDDPMGGVRGVIPEKRVYKR